The following are encoded in a window of Bdellovibrio svalbardensis genomic DNA:
- the trxA gene encoding thioredoxin: MYFNNAHLVLREHQGEFKVVLEVTRQSIKEIVENNKIVIFDFWAVWCGPCKRFGPVFESVAAKHPDIKFVKVNTDEEQELASMFEIQSIPSVAVIKEQEIVFVQPGAIPEEILEEVVQRAKSLDMEEVRKNSK, translated from the coding sequence TTGTATTTCAACAATGCTCACTTAGTATTGAGGGAACATCAAGGGGAGTTCAAGGTGGTCCTGGAAGTCACAAGACAGTCTATAAAAGAGATCGTTGAAAATAATAAGATCGTGATTTTTGATTTTTGGGCTGTGTGGTGTGGGCCCTGTAAAAGATTTGGTCCTGTCTTTGAGTCTGTTGCCGCCAAACATCCGGACATCAAGTTTGTAAAAGTGAATACAGATGAAGAGCAGGAACTCGCCAGCATGTTTGAAATTCAATCGATTCCATCGGTGGCGGTGATCAAAGAACAGGAAATAGTTTTCGTTCAGCCGGGAGCTATTCCCGAGGAGATTCTGGAAGAAGTAGTTCAACGCGCGAAGAGTCTCGACATGGAAGAAGTTCGCAAGAACAGTAAGTAG
- a CDS encoding DUF3015 family protein: MKKVLCALLLMFSANAFANDAGCGLGSLAISRNSKLMQLFAVTTNATLFTQVFGITSGTSGCTASGIVMNDKEVQYFVEVNQEELSREMAQGHGEKLFTLAQMKGCWKESSQKAFGSFAQDSYSRILPTANTTAVELVKNLNAEMSSQKELGQLCHGS, from the coding sequence GTGAAAAAGGTACTTTGTGCTCTATTATTAATGTTCTCTGCGAACGCATTTGCTAACGACGCTGGTTGTGGTCTTGGTAGTTTGGCAATTAGCAGAAACTCTAAACTTATGCAGCTCTTCGCTGTAACAACGAATGCGACTCTCTTTACCCAAGTATTTGGTATTACATCTGGTACTTCTGGCTGTACAGCGAGCGGTATCGTTATGAATGACAAAGAAGTTCAATATTTCGTTGAAGTGAATCAGGAAGAACTTTCTCGTGAGATGGCTCAAGGTCATGGCGAAAAACTTTTCACGCTGGCTCAAATGAAGGGCTGCTGGAAAGAATCTTCGCAAAAAGCTTTTGGTTCTTTCGCTCAAGATTCTTATTCAAGAATTCTACCGACTGCCAACACAACAGCTGTCGAGTTGGTTAAGAACTTGAATGCTGAAATGTCTTCTCAGAAAGAACTCGGCCAATTGTGCCATGGTTCTTAA
- a CDS encoding Lnb N-terminal periplasmic domain-containing protein has translation MVLNFLFLVIIYLAPQFSWGFSPERTEAYKKQALQSQLARSSQWLSLGHYRQRLFGSYYSPIRGNFFISPQGAKDPQAELLATIDFLFSDKTDKNQGQCRYLARMSWLKKELTLAPEDILPCPERDRWKAQLGVTEAHLIFAASDLSSAASSFGHTFLKFHNPKNIGKLELLDYGVNYAAITGTEDGALYAIKGLFGSYPGAYSMQPYHQKIREYTNLEGRDLWEYKLHLNPDEVAFILDHLLELEGSYAPYYFADDNCSAQILELIEVAKPDLGLTAEFHDVVIPIDTVKVLNDKWMLDGEKVRSSLQAEWHTRYAHLNFLQRGAVKEIIKDNSLSEPAYRSLTAKEKAESLEASLSYLALTEYRDQKNKKDEKYSLSLERAKLGAITNPVQIPSPKSPLTSLDASAFYLGIGQDQSVDFYSLKWRRGFHDLLSDDSGITPFSQLDFLSFDLRYRPTRQNWDLQQIVLLNIITTYPWTEFEHPISWKIDVGTEPKLAPYFNGGIGAGVDVALPQAARWNIFAITENDHLADDVNPHLGVESLLVNKWTEHIRSLLDAKYLYSFSEQKSLGEFTLGMSYSLHKIEYRLEGELRDNQNSWQNSWKLSVIF, from the coding sequence ATGGTTCTTAATTTCCTTTTCTTAGTAATTATTTACTTAGCCCCACAGTTCTCGTGGGGCTTTTCCCCAGAAAGAACCGAAGCTTATAAAAAACAAGCTTTGCAGTCTCAACTTGCGCGCTCTTCCCAGTGGCTAAGTCTGGGGCATTATCGCCAGCGTCTTTTCGGCTCCTATTATTCCCCAATCCGTGGGAACTTTTTTATTTCTCCTCAAGGCGCCAAAGATCCACAAGCAGAGTTGCTTGCGACGATTGATTTTCTATTTTCCGATAAGACAGACAAAAACCAAGGACAATGTCGATACCTCGCGCGCATGTCCTGGCTTAAGAAAGAGCTTACCCTCGCCCCTGAAGACATTCTTCCCTGTCCTGAACGAGACCGCTGGAAAGCCCAGCTAGGTGTTACGGAAGCCCACCTTATTTTTGCGGCGAGCGACCTCAGCAGTGCCGCCTCTAGTTTTGGTCATACTTTTCTAAAATTTCACAATCCCAAGAACATCGGTAAGCTTGAATTGTTGGATTACGGGGTCAATTATGCCGCCATCACAGGAACCGAAGACGGCGCCCTGTATGCTATTAAGGGACTTTTTGGTTCTTACCCTGGCGCCTATTCAATGCAGCCCTATCATCAAAAAATTCGCGAATACACCAACCTCGAAGGCCGTGACCTTTGGGAGTATAAGCTGCATTTAAATCCCGACGAAGTTGCCTTTATTCTGGATCACTTGCTCGAGCTCGAGGGCAGCTATGCTCCTTATTACTTCGCCGATGACAATTGTTCCGCGCAGATCCTGGAGTTGATTGAAGTTGCCAAACCCGATCTGGGATTGACAGCAGAATTTCATGATGTGGTAATTCCCATCGATACTGTCAAAGTCCTCAATGACAAGTGGATGCTCGATGGAGAAAAAGTACGAAGCTCTCTTCAAGCAGAATGGCACACTCGCTATGCCCACCTCAATTTTTTGCAAAGAGGCGCCGTCAAAGAGATAATCAAAGACAATTCACTCTCTGAGCCCGCATATCGATCTCTCACAGCGAAGGAAAAGGCAGAAAGTCTTGAGGCTTCACTCAGCTATCTCGCACTCACAGAGTATCGTGATCAAAAAAACAAAAAAGACGAAAAGTATAGTTTGTCTTTGGAGCGCGCGAAGTTGGGCGCCATTACAAATCCTGTGCAGATACCAAGTCCCAAGTCTCCCTTAACCAGTCTTGATGCTTCCGCCTTCTATCTTGGAATTGGGCAGGATCAGTCTGTAGACTTTTATTCCCTAAAATGGCGTCGGGGGTTCCACGACTTGCTTTCTGATGACAGTGGCATCACCCCATTTTCACAATTGGATTTCCTCAGTTTCGACCTGCGCTATCGACCCACCAGACAAAACTGGGACCTTCAACAAATCGTTCTTTTAAATATCATCACAACCTACCCGTGGACAGAATTTGAACACCCCATCAGTTGGAAAATTGATGTTGGTACTGAACCGAAGCTTGCACCCTATTTCAATGGTGGTATTGGTGCCGGGGTTGACGTAGCTTTACCTCAAGCCGCTCGCTGGAATATTTTCGCGATTACTGAAAATGATCACCTCGCCGACGATGTAAATCCTCACTTAGGAGTCGAAAGTCTTCTCGTGAATAAATGGACGGAACACATTAGATCCTTATTGGATGCAAAGTATCTCTACTCGTTCTCAGAGCAAAAATCCCTCGGGGAGTTCACCTTGGGGATGTCTTACTCCCTTCACAAAATTGAATACCGCCTCGAGGGGGAGCTCCGTGACAATCAGAACTCCTGGCAGAACTCCTGGAAGCTCTCTGTTATCTTTTAG
- a CDS encoding DUF1254 domain-containing protein, with the protein MMTRILLAGLISLILIGLSSCKSPSDKNIDVSQNQVLTGTNEARLLAEQIYAYGYPLVIMDVTKDMMTHSAYPTDNAAPTNQFVHKKTFPDYSFTDVVTPNADTLYSSAWLDLTKEPIVLSLPDTGNRYYLMQMMSAWTEVFANPGSRTTGNRKIDFVITGPRWTGTVPAGARQIKSPTNDVWIIGRTQTNGTNDYAVVQELQKKYKLTPLSAWGTNYKPPSTSAVKAGVNLSQIPVDQVESLSGVDFFVKMSESMKRNPPLVQDGFMIEKMKRIGLIPGQSFDPANLSPDQRASLNEGARIALSKIINAAKNPKVEKVDGWVYNFNTGRYGTNYRNRAAIAMTALGANLPQDAVYPRTQVDTLGRKLNGKNRYIIHFAKHQLPPVNAFWSITMYNNKNFFEKNPIDRYALGDRSKLIYNSDGSLDIYVQYQAPDKRRLSNWLPSPRGDFNMVARLYWPKREVLTRKWHMPGVQRLEEIKQLSQNGNLD; encoded by the coding sequence ATGATGACGCGAATTCTATTAGCCGGGCTGATCAGTTTGATACTCATCGGTTTAAGCTCATGCAAAAGTCCCTCTGACAAAAATATTGATGTCAGCCAAAACCAAGTTCTTACGGGAACGAATGAAGCCCGACTGCTCGCAGAACAGATCTATGCCTATGGATATCCTCTTGTAATCATGGATGTTACCAAAGATATGATGACCCATTCGGCCTATCCCACCGACAATGCGGCACCTACAAATCAATTTGTTCATAAAAAGACTTTTCCCGATTATTCCTTCACTGATGTCGTTACACCCAATGCAGACACTCTCTATAGCTCTGCCTGGCTTGACCTCACAAAAGAGCCTATTGTCCTTAGTCTTCCCGATACTGGAAATCGTTACTATCTCATGCAAATGATGAGTGCGTGGACTGAAGTCTTTGCTAATCCTGGATCGCGCACGACAGGAAATCGCAAAATTGATTTTGTCATCACGGGTCCTCGCTGGACTGGAACCGTCCCTGCTGGAGCAAGACAGATCAAATCACCCACAAACGATGTCTGGATCATTGGTCGTACCCAAACCAACGGAACCAATGATTATGCAGTCGTTCAGGAACTACAGAAGAAATATAAACTCACTCCACTAAGTGCGTGGGGAACAAACTATAAACCGCCAAGCACTTCTGCAGTCAAAGCCGGCGTTAACTTAAGCCAGATTCCCGTCGATCAGGTGGAGTCTCTTTCCGGAGTGGATTTCTTTGTGAAAATGTCTGAATCCATGAAACGCAATCCACCTCTTGTCCAAGATGGCTTTATGATCGAAAAAATGAAACGCATCGGCCTCATCCCTGGTCAAAGTTTTGATCCCGCCAATTTGTCGCCTGACCAAAGAGCCTCTCTCAATGAGGGTGCACGTATTGCCCTTTCAAAAATTATAAATGCAGCAAAGAATCCTAAGGTCGAGAAAGTTGATGGCTGGGTCTACAACTTCAACACCGGTCGATATGGCACGAACTATCGCAATCGGGCCGCAATCGCCATGACTGCTCTGGGTGCAAATCTGCCGCAAGATGCGGTCTACCCAAGAACTCAAGTCGATACGCTGGGAAGAAAACTGAATGGCAAAAATAGATACATCATTCACTTTGCCAAACATCAACTTCCTCCTGTAAATGCCTTCTGGTCGATCACCATGTACAACAATAAAAATTTCTTTGAAAAGAATCCGATCGACAGATACGCACTCGGTGACCGCAGTAAATTGATCTATAATAGCGATGGCTCGTTGGATATCTACGTACAATATCAAGCACCAGACAAACGAAGACTTTCGAATTGGCTGCCATCCCCTCGAGGTGACTTCAATATGGTAGCGCGACTCTATTGGCCAAAGAGAGAAGTGCTCACCCGAAAATGGCATATGCCTGGAGTCCAACGTCTGGAGGAAATCAAACAACTTTCTCAAAACGGAAATCTTGATTGA
- a CDS encoding phospholipase D family protein: MSRYLVLSILATLVACKSLPKNITREPSVAFAPDPNTQFGKLLNPKLKEHPGQSALYPLSSGQDALIARIGSAQGAEHSLDLQYYIWMNDLTGNFLLSYVLAAADRGVRVRILLDDLNQGKYEKGLAVIALHPNVEIRMVNPFAHRSWRFLEASRFSEVNKRMHNKVFIADNQVAIVGGRNIGNEYFWASDETNFGDFDLWVAGPVVADLSSEFDSYWNSTIAYPISALVPGFQPQPEDLSLLREKASAAILELQGTEYAKALRNTEFLKKFNMGKISLYWGIAHAVFDPPAKLEGHDKQNLQHQLLPFLQEATTEVILVSPYFIPGKNGIEFFKQQQNRGVRSIVLTNSLASSDVSSVFGGYKGYRKDLLKSGVELYELKARPSSSMKTAKSLGSGSSRAGLHGKTFVFDRKTLFVGSMNLDPRSIHLNSEMGVIVDSPELLRDFVAQFQEILREDAYKLKLSPQEDLVWESLEDGKIIEYFQEPETGWWKRFKTGFISIFVPESQL; the protein is encoded by the coding sequence ATGAGCCGCTATCTAGTCCTTTCAATTTTGGCCACCTTGGTTGCATGTAAGAGTCTTCCCAAGAATATTACGCGCGAACCTTCGGTGGCCTTTGCTCCCGATCCCAATACGCAGTTTGGAAAGCTGCTTAACCCAAAACTTAAAGAACATCCGGGGCAGTCTGCGCTATACCCGCTTTCTTCCGGTCAAGATGCCTTGATAGCGCGAATTGGATCGGCCCAAGGAGCCGAGCATTCGCTGGACTTGCAATATTATATTTGGATGAACGATCTCACCGGAAATTTTCTTTTAAGCTATGTTCTTGCCGCCGCCGACCGTGGAGTCCGCGTGCGAATTTTGCTGGATGATTTGAATCAGGGAAAATACGAAAAAGGGTTAGCGGTTATCGCCTTGCATCCCAATGTTGAAATTCGCATGGTCAATCCTTTCGCACACCGAAGCTGGCGTTTTCTTGAGGCCTCAAGATTTTCCGAAGTGAACAAGCGCATGCATAACAAGGTTTTTATTGCTGATAACCAAGTAGCCATAGTGGGCGGAAGAAATATTGGGAATGAGTATTTCTGGGCGAGCGATGAAACGAACTTTGGTGACTTCGATCTATGGGTTGCCGGGCCCGTAGTTGCGGATCTCTCCTCTGAATTTGACAGTTATTGGAATAGCACCATCGCCTATCCGATCTCAGCTCTCGTGCCAGGCTTTCAACCACAACCGGAAGATCTATCTTTGCTCCGCGAAAAGGCCTCAGCGGCCATTCTTGAATTGCAGGGAACTGAATACGCCAAAGCCCTTCGTAATACGGAATTTTTGAAGAAATTTAACATGGGTAAAATCTCACTCTATTGGGGAATCGCCCATGCTGTCTTCGATCCGCCCGCGAAACTTGAGGGTCATGACAAACAGAATCTGCAGCATCAACTTCTACCGTTTCTTCAAGAAGCAACCACAGAGGTCATATTGGTTTCCCCCTATTTTATACCTGGTAAAAATGGGATTGAATTCTTTAAGCAACAACAAAATCGCGGTGTCAGATCCATTGTCTTAACAAACTCTCTCGCGTCGAGTGATGTCTCAAGCGTTTTCGGCGGATACAAGGGCTACAGAAAAGATCTTTTAAAAAGTGGGGTGGAACTTTATGAGCTGAAAGCTCGTCCCTCTAGTTCCATGAAAACAGCAAAGTCTCTGGGTTCAGGTTCTTCCCGTGCGGGACTTCATGGAAAAACTTTTGTCTTCGACAGGAAAACTCTTTTCGTAGGTTCCATGAATCTTGATCCTCGTTCTATTCACCTTAACAGTGAAATGGGGGTCATCGTCGACAGCCCGGAACTGCTTCGGGATTTCGTTGCTCAATTCCAGGAGATCTTGCGAGAGGACGCTTATAAGCTCAAGCTCTCCCCCCAAGAAGATCTTGTTTGGGAAAGCCTGGAAGATGGCAAAATCATTGAGTATTTCCAGGAGCCAGAAACCGGCTGGTGGAAGCGGTTTAAAACCGGCTTCATCTCCATCTTCGTCCCGGAATCTCAACTCTAA
- a CDS encoding OmpA family protein, with the protein MAGRKQHRHEEHENHERWLVSYADFITLLFAFFVVMYATSSANEEKQKDFENSIKLNFHLVGKGGSDQDGSAIDNIIAELVMPIGGFPQKGGNREVQDYVERSLDKSMTGEQKKSAIQDIYHDAVGVRVALTASTFFQAGSAKLKLSALPSLDKVAEVLKSNNKRVIIEGHTDDSPIEDSQFPSNWELAGGRASSVVRYFVKYHNLDPKRFVSISYGDQKPVVPNDSEEHKAMNRRIEILIVTDEKKAEM; encoded by the coding sequence ATGGCAGGTCGTAAGCAGCACCGACATGAAGAGCATGAAAACCATGAGAGATGGTTGGTATCCTATGCGGATTTCATCACGCTGCTTTTTGCTTTTTTTGTGGTGATGTACGCGACCTCAAGTGCGAACGAGGAAAAGCAGAAGGACTTCGAAAACTCGATCAAGCTGAATTTCCACTTAGTGGGAAAGGGCGGCAGTGATCAGGATGGAAGTGCTATTGACAACATTATCGCCGAACTAGTTATGCCTATCGGAGGTTTTCCACAAAAAGGTGGGAATCGCGAAGTGCAGGACTATGTGGAAAGATCTCTGGATAAGTCCATGACCGGGGAGCAAAAGAAAAGCGCCATTCAAGACATCTATCATGATGCCGTCGGAGTTCGCGTTGCCTTGACCGCTTCAACGTTCTTTCAGGCAGGATCGGCGAAATTGAAGCTGTCAGCTTTGCCATCTTTGGATAAAGTGGCTGAGGTTTTGAAATCAAATAATAAAAGAGTCATCATTGAAGGGCATACCGATGACAGCCCTATTGAAGATTCACAATTTCCAAGCAACTGGGAGTTGGCTGGCGGCAGGGCCTCTTCAGTCGTTCGCTATTTCGTGAAATATCACAACCTGGATCCGAAGCGCTTTGTCTCGATTTCCTATGGGGATCAAAAACCTGTAGTTCCTAATGACAGTGAGGAACACAAAGCCATGAATCGTCGAATTGAAATTCTGATTGTCACAGACGAGAAGAAAGCCGAAATGTAA
- a CDS encoding flagellar motor protein — protein MSSLTSCGIILYMDKATWTGLIVGFGGIIAGNLLEGGHMGSLMQLTAFIIVLAGTIGAVMVSSSEKDLKTGLNLAKSAFNTEVSQAKGRVQEIVECSRLAKKESLLALEPHLNRVQDPLLKNVLRCVIDGVEAETVRDIFETQIQTEEDELLAGAKIWADAGGFAPTIGIIGAVLGLIHVMGNLTDTSKLGGGIAVAFVATVYGVGSANLLFLPLGNKLKRKVHALSREKQMVLEGGLLIGKGTNPLVVEQKLFAFLHSDQK, from the coding sequence GTGTCATCACTCACCTCCTGTGGCATCATTTTGTACATGGACAAAGCAACATGGACAGGCCTCATAGTGGGTTTTGGTGGGATTATTGCGGGAAACCTTCTTGAAGGTGGCCACATGGGCTCACTTATGCAGCTCACTGCATTTATAATCGTTCTTGCCGGAACAATCGGCGCTGTGATGGTTTCAAGTTCTGAAAAAGATTTGAAGACCGGACTGAATCTAGCAAAATCTGCATTCAATACTGAAGTGAGCCAAGCAAAGGGCCGCGTGCAGGAAATTGTTGAGTGTTCACGCCTTGCAAAAAAAGAATCGTTGTTGGCTTTAGAGCCTCATTTAAACCGGGTTCAAGATCCGCTTCTGAAGAATGTCCTTCGCTGTGTCATAGATGGCGTTGAGGCAGAGACGGTTCGCGATATTTTTGAGACGCAAATTCAAACTGAAGAGGATGAATTGCTTGCGGGTGCAAAGATTTGGGCCGATGCCGGCGGATTTGCTCCAACGATAGGAATTATCGGGGCGGTCTTGGGGTTGATTCACGTGATGGGCAATCTGACTGATACAAGTAAATTAGGTGGCGGTATTGCGGTGGCCTTTGTTGCAACCGTCTATGGTGTGGGTTCTGCAAATCTTTTATTTCTTCCATTGGGTAATAAACTAAAACGAAAAGTTCATGCGTTGTCTCGTGAGAAGCAAATGGTATTAGAAGGCGGGCTTTTGATCGGCAAGGGAACAAATCCTCTCGTCGTTGAACAGAAGCTTTTCGCCTTCCTTCACAGTGATCAAAAGTAG
- a CDS encoding phosphatase PAP2 family protein → MISHMLEFIVNLDKRLFVLINSQWTSSWADHFFPNITDLHKTLPFKLTVVPLLIGLFIWTRGLKKGLTILLFCVMAVLISDGIGNYAFKKTVQRPRPAETQDLTVQVRAPFGGYSFVSNHATNMFSVATFLSIIYPLAAIPLYFIASLVGYSRIYNGVHFPLDVICGGLLGAMVGFMFAKLCQRAMGRIDTNGATTT, encoded by the coding sequence ATGATTTCGCACATGCTCGAATTTATAGTGAACCTCGATAAACGTCTTTTTGTACTGATCAATTCTCAGTGGACCTCTTCTTGGGCAGACCACTTTTTTCCAAACATCACAGACCTTCACAAAACACTTCCCTTCAAGTTGACGGTCGTTCCCCTGTTAATTGGTCTCTTCATTTGGACTCGCGGACTGAAAAAAGGTCTGACTATTTTGCTATTTTGCGTGATGGCCGTTTTAATTTCTGACGGTATTGGCAACTATGCCTTTAAGAAAACAGTGCAACGACCAAGACCTGCAGAAACCCAAGATCTTACAGTTCAAGTCCGTGCACCTTTCGGCGGATACAGTTTTGTTTCAAATCATGCGACAAATATGTTCAGTGTCGCGACATTCCTCTCTATTATCTATCCGTTGGCGGCAATTCCACTTTATTTCATTGCTTCCTTGGTTGGTTATAGCCGTATTTACAATGGTGTTCATTTCCCGCTAGATGTCATCTGTGGTGGTCTATTGGGTGCGATGGTTGGATTTATGTTTGCGAAGCTCTGTCAAAGAGCTATGGGACGTATTGATACAAATGGAGCAACGACAACATGA
- a CDS encoding NAD-dependent epimerase/dehydratase family protein, with product MKVLVTGANGFLGSWVTRALVDEGHEVFALVRPNADVSELHGVNCKFVHGDVTDILSLLEAFKGIDTVFHLAGVIAYKKSERAKMEKVNVHGTANVIEVCRECKVRRMVYLSSVVAIGSSRSDDQVLNEGSDFNVHDLDLGYFETKHKAEELVKKACDRGELDAVILNPSTVYGPGDAKKGSRKMQVKVAQGRFKFYTSGGVNVVAVEDVVQGILSAWKKGKKGERYILAGENIRIKDLFTMIANEAGVTPPPHHLPDQVIHVVGAVGDCLERIGMKGPLSRENAWTATMYHWFDSSKAQQELDFKPRPAREAIHNSVQWMKEHGLLS from the coding sequence ATGAAGGTTCTGGTAACAGGTGCAAACGGATTTCTGGGTAGCTGGGTGACTCGTGCTCTGGTCGATGAAGGCCATGAAGTGTTTGCTTTGGTCAGACCGAATGCCGATGTTTCCGAACTCCATGGCGTCAATTGTAAGTTCGTTCATGGTGACGTGACCGACATCCTGTCCCTTCTCGAAGCTTTCAAAGGAATCGATACTGTTTTTCATTTGGCGGGCGTTATTGCCTACAAGAAATCAGAACGTGCAAAAATGGAAAAAGTGAACGTGCACGGGACCGCGAATGTCATCGAAGTTTGCCGTGAATGTAAAGTTCGCCGAATGGTCTATCTGTCTTCAGTCGTCGCGATTGGCAGCAGTCGCAGCGACGATCAGGTTCTGAACGAAGGCTCAGACTTCAATGTCCATGATTTGGATCTGGGCTACTTTGAGACAAAACACAAAGCTGAAGAACTTGTCAAAAAAGCCTGTGATCGCGGCGAGCTGGATGCGGTGATTTTAAATCCCTCAACAGTCTATGGCCCCGGCGATGCCAAAAAAGGCAGCCGCAAAATGCAGGTCAAAGTGGCGCAAGGTCGATTTAAATTTTACACCTCTGGCGGCGTGAATGTTGTCGCTGTTGAGGATGTCGTACAAGGAATCCTGAGCGCATGGAAGAAAGGCAAGAAGGGGGAACGCTATATTCTTGCCGGGGAAAACATTCGCATCAAAGATCTCTTCACGATGATTGCCAACGAAGCTGGCGTAACACCTCCTCCTCACCACTTGCCCGATCAAGTGATCCATGTTGTCGGTGCCGTCGGTGACTGTTTGGAAAGAATCGGCATGAAAGGTCCTTTGAGCCGGGAAAACGCCTGGACCGCAACGATGTATCATTGGTTCGATTCCAGCAAAGCCCAACAAGAACTCGATTTCAAACCTCGTCCCGCGCGTGAAGCGATTCACAACAGCGTTCAGTGGATGAAAGAACACGGGCTTCTTTCTTAA
- the mtgA gene encoding monofunctional biosynthetic peptidoglycan transglycosylase, with the protein MKWFGVFFFAIAAMMLAAALFLWNWLPTQTEIKGCMITTMYHVTLCPGSKDYVPLKQISPYLQKTILLTEDSNFYNHHGFEWDAIEKNFREGWEKGVYKRGGSTITQQLAKNLFLNKDKTFLRKGLEAIITDRIEKTLTKKEILERYLNVVEFGKDIYGVKKAAAYYFKKTPAELDVVESAFLAMVLPNPEKYSRSYFKKELTPFARKRLNRIVSDMFQYSRISQTEYDIATVKIQNFLSPAPPPEEPGAVEDSMTLQDLEKIDQEDQENEE; encoded by the coding sequence ATGAAGTGGTTTGGCGTTTTTTTCTTTGCGATTGCTGCGATGATGTTGGCTGCTGCCTTGTTCTTATGGAACTGGCTCCCCACTCAAACGGAAATCAAAGGCTGCATGATCACAACAATGTATCACGTCACGCTTTGCCCTGGATCTAAAGACTATGTTCCATTGAAACAAATCTCGCCGTATCTGCAAAAAACTATCCTCCTGACTGAAGATTCGAATTTCTATAACCATCATGGCTTTGAATGGGATGCGATTGAGAAAAACTTCCGCGAGGGCTGGGAAAAAGGCGTTTACAAACGCGGCGGTTCGACGATCACTCAACAGCTCGCCAAAAATTTATTCCTAAATAAAGATAAAACTTTCTTACGAAAAGGTCTTGAAGCGATCATCACCGACCGTATTGAAAAAACTCTGACGAAAAAGGAAATCCTGGAACGATATCTGAATGTTGTCGAGTTTGGTAAGGACATTTACGGAGTTAAAAAAGCGGCGGCATATTACTTCAAGAAAACTCCCGCAGAACTTGATGTCGTGGAAAGTGCATTTCTCGCCATGGTTCTTCCTAATCCCGAAAAGTATTCCCGCTCTTATTTTAAGAAAGAGCTCACTCCTTTCGCTCGCAAAAGACTCAATCGCATCGTCAGCGATATGTTCCAATACAGTCGCATTAGCCAGACCGAGTACGACATCGCGACCGTAAAAATTCAAAATTTCTTAAGTCCGGCACCTCCCCCTGAAGAGCCTGGAGCCGTCGAGGATTCCATGACTTTACAAGACTTGGAAAAAATTGATCAAGAGGACCAGGAAAACGAAGAGTAG
- a CDS encoding protein-glutamine glutaminase family protein codes for MILRILLLALIVLAASMPIPDAFDESHNVDVTVITQQRADELFAEFKSHTEIPFGFPIDGCYARATAMARIAEAEKIEMGKVWATGILRVKSKDPTFPEIEWGYHVAPVLYVKAPTGEAKLMVFDPSLFDKPVTVDEWTDKMKAEGIPKAQVKKVYYGARFQYGPLKSEDKKYNWHTEDLKDAKEVMEQYSGYLKIINMRRLGSGKATNSQTQKGVN; via the coding sequence ATGATTTTAAGAATTCTACTTCTAGCTCTGATCGTACTTGCGGCGTCCATGCCGATTCCGGATGCATTTGACGAGTCCCATAATGTCGACGTCACTGTTATTACCCAACAACGTGCCGATGAGCTGTTCGCAGAATTCAAATCGCACACAGAAATTCCCTTCGGCTTCCCCATTGACGGCTGTTATGCCCGGGCCACAGCCATGGCTCGCATCGCCGAGGCCGAGAAGATCGAAATGGGTAAAGTCTGGGCAACAGGAATTTTAAGAGTCAAAAGTAAAGATCCCACTTTTCCGGAAATTGAATGGGGCTATCATGTCGCCCCTGTTCTTTATGTCAAAGCACCCACTGGGGAAGCCAAGTTGATGGTCTTCGATCCTTCACTTTTCGATAAGCCTGTGACCGTCGATGAATGGACCGACAAAATGAAAGCGGAGGGCATTCCCAAAGCCCAAGTCAAAAAGGTCTACTATGGTGCGCGCTTCCAATATGGTCCCTTAAAAAGTGAAGACAAGAAATACAATTGGCATACCGAGGACCTCAAAGATGCCAAAGAAGTCATGGAACAATACAGTGGTTATTTAAAAATTATAAATATGCGCCGACTGGGATCTGGAAAAGCGACTAACTCGCAAACTCAAAAAGGAGTGAACTAA